A genomic window from Brassica oleracea var. oleracea cultivar TO1000 chromosome C8, BOL, whole genome shotgun sequence includes:
- the LOC106312114 gene encoding putative oxygen-evolving enhancer protein 2-2 isoform X2, with the protein MKTITPPSLAVSLSHSWSAPPPLVPKCLPLMPPTVKLVPNVFGKPKKNTDFTAYSGDGFIVQVPAKWNPSREVEYPGQVLRYEDNFDATSNLNVMVTPTDKKSITDYGSPEEFLSQVNYLLGKQAYFGETASEGGFDNNAVATANILDTNIQDVGGKPYYYLSVLTRTADGDEGGKHQLITATVNGGKLYICKAQAGDKRWFKGANKFVEKAATSFSVA; encoded by the exons ATGAAGACGATAACTCCGCCGTCTCTCGCCGTCTCGCTCTCACACTCTTGGTCGGCGCCGCCGCCGTTGGTTCCAAAGTGTCTCCCGCTGATGCCGCCTACGGTGAAGCTGGTGC CAAATGTGTTTGGGAAGCCAAAGAAGAATACAGACTTCACTGCATACAGTGGAGATGGATTCATTGTGCAGGTGCCAGCAAAATGGAACCCAAGCAGAGAGGTAGAGTATCCAGGACAAGTCCTTAGGTACGAAGACAACTTTGACGCCACTAGCAATCTCAATGTCATGGTCACTCCTACTGACAAGAAGTCCATCACTGACTATGGTTCCCCTGAAGAGTTCCTCTCTCAG GTCAACTATCTCCTAGGTAAACAAGCTTACTTTGGTGAGACTGCCTCTGAG GGAGGCTTTGACAACAATGCAGTGGCGACAGCAAACATTTTGGACACAAACATTCAGGACGTTGGCGGGAAACCATACTATTACTTGTCGGTGTTGACAAGAACAGCCGATGGAGACGAAGGTGGTAAGCATCAGCTGATCACAGCCACAGTGAATGGAGGGAAGCTGTATATCTGCAAAGCACAAGCTGGAGACAAGAGGTGGTTCAAGGGAGCTAATAAGTTTGTTGAGAAAGCAGCCACTTCTTTCAGTGTTGCTTAA
- the LOC106312114 gene encoding oxygen-evolving enhancer protein 2, chloroplastic isoform X1, whose protein sequence is MAYSACFLHQSALASSAARSSSSNSSQRHLSLSKPVQIVCKAQQHHEDDNSAVSRRLALTLLVGAAAVGSKVSPADAAYGEAANVFGKPKKNTDFTAYSGDGFIVQVPAKWNPSREVEYPGQVLRYEDNFDATSNLNVMVTPTDKKSITDYGSPEEFLSQVNYLLGKQAYFGETASEGGFDNNAVATANILDTNIQDVGGKPYYYLSVLTRTADGDEGGKHQLITATVNGGKLYICKAQAGDKRWFKGANKFVEKAATSFSVA, encoded by the exons ATGGCGTACAGCGCGTGTTTCCTACACCAGAGCGCACTAGCCTCCTCCGCCGCACGATCATCATCTTCCAACTCATCCCAACGCCACTTGTCCCTCTCAAAACCCGTCCAGATAGTGTGTAAAGCACAACAGCACCATGAAGACGATAACTCCGCCGTCTCTCGCCGTCTCGCTCTCACACTCTTGGTCGGCGCCGCCGCCGTTGGTTCCAAAGTGTCTCCCGCTGATGCCGCCTACGGTGAAGCTG CAAATGTGTTTGGGAAGCCAAAGAAGAATACAGACTTCACTGCATACAGTGGAGATGGATTCATTGTGCAGGTGCCAGCAAAATGGAACCCAAGCAGAGAGGTAGAGTATCCAGGACAAGTCCTTAGGTACGAAGACAACTTTGACGCCACTAGCAATCTCAATGTCATGGTCACTCCTACTGACAAGAAGTCCATCACTGACTATGGTTCCCCTGAAGAGTTCCTCTCTCAG GTCAACTATCTCCTAGGTAAACAAGCTTACTTTGGTGAGACTGCCTCTGAG GGAGGCTTTGACAACAATGCAGTGGCGACAGCAAACATTTTGGACACAAACATTCAGGACGTTGGCGGGAAACCATACTATTACTTGTCGGTGTTGACAAGAACAGCCGATGGAGACGAAGGTGGTAAGCATCAGCTGATCACAGCCACAGTGAATGGAGGGAAGCTGTATATCTGCAAAGCACAAGCTGGAGACAAGAGGTGGTTCAAGGGAGCTAATAAGTTTGTTGAGAAAGCAGCCACTTCTTTCAGTGTTGCTTAA